A window of Brachybacterium fresconis contains these coding sequences:
- a CDS encoding ABC transporter permease codes for MRPALDIRAHLDTRGAAILMAISLLLIVAFAALGGLVQPAFMPDATSDVEVSVIVLSLPLSLIIPIITVMMIAGEWSDGSIQNTFLQRPGRGGVLASKVIAAIVVIAVLVLLSIGLAAVATWIGGDLIGDGARFDSLEDVFTTQLAGLAAVLLFSLAMGLALQSTVLGLLAAIGFPFVIATASGVAMITGSETVVDVVRALDLQTASVALADGTAGAFELIPLVLLVILPAAYGAWRWNHREVG; via the coding sequence CGCCATCCTGATGGCGATCTCCCTGCTGCTGATCGTGGCCTTCGCCGCCCTCGGCGGGCTCGTCCAGCCCGCTTTCATGCCCGACGCCACCTCCGACGTCGAGGTCTCCGTCATCGTCCTGTCCCTGCCGCTGTCGCTGATCATCCCGATCATCACCGTCATGATGATCGCGGGGGAGTGGTCCGACGGCTCGATCCAGAACACCTTCCTCCAGCGACCCGGCCGCGGCGGGGTGCTGGCCTCGAAGGTCATCGCCGCCATCGTGGTGATCGCCGTCCTCGTGCTGCTGTCGATCGGTCTGGCCGCCGTGGCCACCTGGATCGGCGGGGACCTGATCGGCGACGGCGCCCGGTTCGACTCCCTCGAGGACGTGTTCACCACCCAGCTCGCCGGGCTCGCCGCCGTCCTGCTGTTCTCCCTCGCCATGGGTCTCGCCCTGCAGTCCACCGTGCTGGGCCTGCTCGCCGCGATCGGCTTCCCCTTTGTCATCGCCACCGCGAGCGGCGTCGCGATGATCACTGGATCGGAGACGGTCGTGGACGTGGTGCGCGCTCTGGACCTGCAGACGGCCTCCGTGGCGCTCGCCGACGGGACGGCCGGGGCCTTCGAGCTGATCCCGCTCGTGCTGCTGGTGATCCTTCCCGCCGCCTACGGAGCCTGGCGTTGGAACCACCGCGAGGTCGGATGA